Proteins co-encoded in one Nicotiana sylvestris chromosome 7, ASM39365v2, whole genome shotgun sequence genomic window:
- the LOC138873586 gene encoding uncharacterized protein, translating to MRRQNRSDSVKVLESRKDIVGQSEKKKSKRVIMDVDQGKRKRVVEDEVNLGVNPKTNKVQKAEKVKIPDKVCKPWKLYIPVGEPFPVTHWSSYTNVDIVSVLQSKLTDVQLRMFRKSCFGYFLNLPRVSIQTQLIRSLMFRDGPNRLVDTYFSGFEVVSKKSLIYCFEKKKWQSDEDAVKIAIIYFINTFLVSTQAQKTFISKRDFHLVESGEYVSFPWGKIAFRALMKSVRDRLRGKSEFYRIDGFLLALQTGQRMRTSLLVSSTVYGNKFKNISPTIEELRRFTLHVEVFDEYQKYLTSRNREKLPIDDSDDFVTPSPKYIKEPVPPKKLHKQLNSFMKYVSDKFKELFELINSKLGASEVKYGAHPEEDTIQDNNDFVSNMEFGSNEDVEMDGCQVGGSEGKDVPHSQRDTSVADQLGVNNMEGPSSVKVDMFVAKVTFTPDVAHVGVNGEIADAVARETDVDAAAGETEEESEKQKVPESRTGVVCATASVDEAAGEMVLYNPELLPEVSPQMEKRKRCPAKALQSPFITMFDSGSSTGVVVAKGKKQIYAIKHPFQSKIGTSVNSSLLNVFVVWIKEGKNEIYPNHVSELNPAYDLGVFHVEDKKWFYTLAYNGQPLDDSHIDVLFYYLRKKGKYDKDLPVTFTTTDWYFDEKINDLWQVFIDTDGDNDVCTPKHVIAEYIQGFVLDVNVPWHTVEHVLMPINVAEQ from the exons TTAGAATCTCGAAAGGATATTGTTGGACAATCTGAGAAAAAGAAGAGCAAGAGGGTTATAATGGATGTTGATCAAGGTAAGAGAAAACGTGTCGTGGAGGACGAAGTGAATTTGGGTGTCAACCCAAAAACAAATAAGGTTCAGAAGGCAGAAAAAGTTAAAATTCCTGACAAAGTTTGTAAG CCTTGGAAGCTctatattccagttggtgagcCGTTTCCTGTTACTCATTGGTCATCATACACTAATGTGGACATTGTATCGGTTTTACAATCAAAGTTGACTGATGTCCAGCTTCGGATGTTTAGGAAAAGCTGTTTTGGCTATTTCCTTAATTTACCTCGAGTTTCTATCCAGACACAACTTATTCGTTCTTTAATGTTTAGGGA TGGACCCAATAGGTTGGTGGATACTTATTTTTCTGGTTTTGAAGTGGTATCAAAGAAGTCACTTATTTATTGTTTTGAGAAGAAGAAATGGCAGTCTGATGAAGACGCAGTTAAGATTGCAATCATTTATTTCATAAACACATTTCTAGTGTCCACTCAGGCTCAGAAGACATTTATAAGTAAACGTGATTTTCATCTTGTCGAGAGTGGTGAGTATGTGTCATTTCCATGGGGTAAGATTGCGTTTCGAGCTTTAATGAAGTCGGTGAGGGACAGGTTGAGGGGAAAGTCTGAGTTTTATAGGATTGATGGATTTCTTCTTGCACTACAA ACAGGCCAACGCATGAGGACTTCTCTATTGGTTTCTTCAACAGTATATGGGAATAAG TTTAAAAATATTTCTCCGACAATTGAAGAGCTAAGAAGATTTACTTTGCATGTTGAAGTTTTCGATGAGTATCAGAAGTATTTGACATCACGTAACAGGGAAAAACTTCCTATTGATGATAGCGATGATTTTGTCACGCCATCCCCGAAATATATTAAGGAGCCTGTCCCACCAAAAAAG CTCCATAAGCAGTTAAATTCCTTCATGAAATATGTTTCTGATAAATTCAAGGAGCTCTTTGAGTTGATAAATTCTAAG cttGGTGCAAGCGAAGTCAAATATGGTGCACATCCAGAGGAAGACACCATTCAAGACAATAATGATTTTGTGAGCAATATGGAGTTTGGTAGCAATGAAGATGTTGAAATGGATGGTTGTCAG gtcGGTGGAAGTGAAGGCAAAGATGTTCCACATTCTCAAAGAGATACTAGTGTAGCAGATCAGTTAGGTGTCAATAATATGGAAGGACCTTCTAGTGTGAAAGTTGACATGTTTGTTGCTAAAGTAACTTTCACACCAGATGTAGCACATGTTGGCGTTAATGGTGAGATTGCAGATGCGGTGGCAAGGGAGACGGA TGTTGATGCGGCGGCAGGGGAGACAGAGGAAGAATCTGAGAAACAAAAGGTTCCTGAATCTCGGACTGGTGTTGTTTGTGCGACTGCAAGTGTTGATGAGGCGGCAGGGGAGATGGTTCTGTACAATCCTGAATTACTTCCTGAAGTATCGCCACAAATGGAAAAAAGAAAGAGATGTCCTGCAAAAGCCCTGCAGTCTCCGTTCATTACTATGTTTGATTCAGGTTCCAGTACTGGTGTTGTTGTAGCGAAAGGAAAAAAGCAAATTTATGCTATTAAGCATCCTTTTCAAAGCAAAATCGGAACTAGCGTTAATAGCTCTTTGTTGAATGTATTTGTTGTGTGGATCAAAGAAGGGAA GAATGAAATTTACCCGAATCATGTTAGTGAACTCAATCCTGCTTATGATCTTGGTGTATTTCATGTTGAAGACAAAAAATGGTTTTACACTTTGGCATATAATGGTCAGCCCTTGGATGACTCG CACATTGATGTTTTGTTCTATTATCTGAGGAAGAAGGGGAAGTATGACAAAGACCTACCTGTAACATTCACCACCACAGATTGGTACTTCGACGAGAAAATTAATGATTTGTGGCAGGTGTTTATTgatacagatggagacaatgaTGTGTGCACTCCGAAACATGTTATTGCAGAGTATATTCAGGGGTTTGTCTTGGATGTCAATGTTCCATGGCACACTGTCGAGCATGTCTTAATGCCAATTAATGTTGCAGAACAATGA